Proteins from one Pleuronectes platessa chromosome 16, fPlePla1.1, whole genome shotgun sequence genomic window:
- the cntnap1 gene encoding contactin-associated protein 1, with protein MTCKILSICLLFLGFQHCSTRECVDPLISGLYASSFLASSRYNFLYSANFAKLYGSSGWSPSPRDRQPWLQVDLGRKYRLIAVATQGVFNSYDWVTKYSLLYGDRPDSWTPYIMNGGNSTMPGNWNYYQVKRNVFHYAFTAKHIRLLPLAWNTENGGKIGVRLELFGCPYDSYVLQYNGDESVGYLYPGKRSRTLHDHIAINFKTLEQDGLLLHSEGIQGDLFTLELKRGRLYLHISLGSSVVHEVSGRTTLTAGSLLDNLHWHYVTIKRYGRQVNFTVDSQTVTAICNGEFTHLDLDTKLYVGGVIEQNLPHLPTTPNFRGCLENVFINNINIIDKAKREEEDIQIPRKKKMHFACRDILLKPMTFAGPNNFLQVPGFFRRPRMFVKFKFRSWDYTGLLMFTRFADDLGALELGLSEGQINVTIFQPGKKKLQFAAGYRLNDGYWHTVDLAARDNLMTLTIDEEEGSPLRITNPFTIRTGDRYFFGGCPKTNNTIRKCETKLNRFHGCMQHIFIDNEQLDIDIVLQRQWGRYAELLLGTCGITDRCTPNPCEHEGRCIQSWDDFICLCENTGYKGEVCHMSVYKESCEAYRLSGKYWSGNYTIDPDLSGPLKPFEVYCKMNFYKSWTVIMHDRVDGTKVSGSSIDRPYIGNVNYWNASWDEVTALANTSLYCEQWIDYSCYKSRLLNTPDGRPFGYWIGRNNVSHYYWGGTFREVQKCGCAINQTCIDSKFQCNCDADYRQWYSDKGYLDFRDHLPVRRVVVGDTNRTGSKAQFTVGPLRCHGDRNIWNTISFTKPTYITFPTFKPGSSVDISFHFKTYRDHCVFLENSDEHLRNFIRIELNTTQNLAFVFMVGDGILNVTLNSPIGLNDNEWHFVQAELNVKLARIKVDYQPWAVKRFPGQTFITMKFTHPLLVGSANRTQRPFLGCLRGLRMNGVPLDLEGKVNEEQGIRRNCTGQCLNATIPCRNCGQCIEGYASYTCDCNNTAFDGFYCHKDIGAFFELGSWLSYNIRKKPITDEAAWANWIDPHYDNFSLGYNDTADDIEFSFSTVHTPAVLLYISSFVQDYIAIILKTDGSVDLRYRLGLITHKYQLTHRNLADGYPHYVNLTRHNRTIKTQVDYMEPIVEKITVVEDARFDSPKSMFLGRVMEVGDIDYEIQRHNSPGFIGCISGVRYNVYAPLKAFFRPNETDPPVTTQGYVSESNCGAFPPVLGYVPWEADPWFTSIEYFYIHDDLGLFWLTVIVILALLLLFAGLYSIYVYTYQQKGSYLTNEPKNLESPSSSRPLTDTLRREKKHFPEIDEEFRSD; from the exons ATGACTTGCAAAATATTGAGCATATGCCTCTTGTTTTTGGGTTTTCAACATTGCTCCACAC GAGAATGTGTCGATCCACTGATCTCCGGGCTCTATGCCTCCTCCTTTCTGGCCTCCTCCAGATATAACTTTCTGTACTCAGCCAATTTTGCCAAACTGTATG gcagCAGCGGCTGGTCGCCATCCCCCAGGGACCGGCAGCCATGGCTGCAGGTTGACCTGGGCAGGAAGTACCGATTGATAGCCGTCGCCACCCAGGGGGTCTTCAACTCGTACGACTGGGTCACCAAGTACTCACTGCTGTACGGAGACCGACCGGATTCCTGGACACCGTACATCATGAACGGAGGGAACTCT ACGATGCCTGGAAACTGGAATTATTATCAGGTGAAGAGGAATGTCTTCCATTACGCATTTACCGCTAAACACATCCGTCTGCTGCCTCTGGCGTGGAACACAGAGAACGGAGGAAAGATCGGCGTGAGGCTGGAGCTGTTCGGCTGCCCATATG ATTCCTACGTACTACAGTACAATGGGGATGAATCGGTGGGGTACTTGTACCCAGGGAAGAGGTCCCGCACGTTGCACGACCACATCGCCATCAACTTCAAGACTCTGGAGCAGGACGGTCTGCTGTTGCACAGCGAGGGGATTCAGGGAGACCTGTTCACCCTGGAGCTGAAGAGAGGTCGTCTCTACCTGCACATCAGCCTCG GAAGCAGTGTTGTGCACGAAGTAAGTGGTCGAACGACACTGACCGCTGGCAGCCTCCTTGATAACCTCCACTGGCACTACGTCACCATCAAGCGCTATGGCAGACAGGTGAACTTCACAGTGGACAGTCAGACAGTAACAGCCATCTGTAATGGAGAGTTCACCCACCTGGATCTGGATACAAAG CTGTATGTAGGCGGCGTAATAGAGCAGAACCTGCCTCACCTCCCCACCACACCAAATTTCCGGGGCTGCCTGGAGAACGTCTTCATTAATAACATCAACATCATTGACAAGGccaagagagaagaagaggacatCCAAATACCACGAAAG AAAAAGATGCACTTTGCCTGCCGCGACATTCTCCTCAAACCGATGACCTTTGCCGGGCCCAACAACTTCCTGCAGGTGCCGGGCTTCTTCCGGAGGCCTCGCATGTTCGTAAAGTTCAAGTTCCGCTCCTGGGACTACACGGGGCTGCTCATGTTCACACGCTTCGCTGATGACCTGGGTGCCCTTGAACTGGGTCTGAGTGAGGGGCAGATCAACGTCACCATATTCCAGCCAGGAAAGAAGAAACTCCAGTTTGCTGCAG GATACCGGCTAAATGATGGTTACTGGCATACAGTGGATCTGGCCGCCAGGGACAACTTAATGACCCTGACcattgatgaggaggagggctcTCCACTGAGGATCACCAACCCTTTCACAATTCGGACTGGGGACCGCTACTTTTTTGGAG GTTGTCCAAAGACCAATAATACAATAAGGAAGTGTGAGACCAAGCTAAACCGCTTCCATGGCTGCATGCAGCACATCTTCATAGACAACGAACAGCTGGATATTGATATTGTTCTGCAAAGACAGTGGGGGCGCtatgctgagctgctgctgggaaCATGTGGCATCACTGACAG ATGTACTCCAAATCCATGTGAGCATGAAGGCAGATGCATCCAGTCCTGGGATGATTTCATTTGCCTCTGTGAGAACACAGGCTACAAAGGAGAAGTGTGTCACATGT CTGTTTATAAAGAGTCGTGCGAGGCCTACAGGCTCAGCGGCAAGTATTGGTCTGGAAACTACACCATCGATCCTGATCTCAGTGGACCGCTGAAGCCATTTGAGGTGTACTGCAAAATGAACT TTTATAAATCCTGGACGGTGATCATGCACGACCGAGTGGATGGTACCAAGGTTTCTGGGAGTTCCATAGATCGGCCGTACATAGGAAATGTCAACTACTGGAATGCCTCCTGGGACGAAGTGACTGCCCTGGCCAACACCTCCCTGTACTGTGAGCAGTGGATCGACTACTCCTGCTACAAGTCCCGTCTTCTCAACACCCCCG ATGGAAGACCTTTTGGTTACTGGATCGGTCGCAACAACGTGAGTCACTATTACTGGGGTGGGACATTCAGAGAGGTCCAAAAGTGTGGATGTGCCATCAACCAAACGTGCATCGACTCCAAGTTTCAATGCAACTGTGATGCTGACTATAGACAATG GTACTCAGACAAGGGCTACCTGGACTTCAGGGACCATCTGCCTGTGAGGAGAGTGGTGGTCGGGGACACCAACAGGACAGGATCCAAAGCACAGTTCACAGTTGGGCCCCTCCGCTGCCATGGGGACA GAAACATCTGGAATACCATCTCCTTCACCAAGCCCACCTACATCACCTTCCCTACGTTCAAGCCTGGATCCAGCGTTGACATCTCCTTCCACTTCAAAACCTATCGTGACCACTGTGTCTTCTTGGAGAACTCTGACGAACACCTTCGAAACTTTATACGGATCGAGCTCAACA CCACCCAAAACCTTGCATTCGTGTTCATGGTTGGCGACGGCATCCTTAACGTGACCCTGAACTCCCCGATTGGACTCAATGACAACGAGTGGCACTTTGTTCAGGCTGAGCTCAATGTGAAGCTGGCCAGGATCAAGGTTGATTATCAACCATGGGCTGTGAAACGTTTCCCAGGCCAGACCTTCATCACCATGAAGTTTACCCATCCTCTCTTAGTAG GTTCAGCCAACCGCACCCAGAGACCGTTCCTGGGCTGTCTTCGAGGGTTACGGATGAACGGTGTTCCTCTGGATCTAGAGGGCAAAGTAAACGAAGAACAGGGTATAAGGAGGAACTGTACAGGACAGTGTCTCAATGCCACCATACCATGTCGAAACTGTGGACAGTGTATTGAGGGTTACGCGTCTTACACTTGTGACTGTAACAACACAGCCTTCGATGGTTTCTACTGCCATAAAG ACATCGGAGCCTTCTTTGAGCTCGGCTCATGGTTGAGTTACAACATCCGAAAGAAGCCTATAACGGACGAGGCAGCGTGGGCCAACTGGATCGACCCGCACTACGACAACTTCAGCCTCGGCTACAACGACACAGCGGATGACATCGAGTTCAGCTTCAGCACCGTCCACACGCCAGCGGTCCTGCTCTACATCAGCTCCTTCGTTCAGGACTACATTGCTATCATCCTAAAGACAGACG GCAGTGTAGATCTGAGGTATAGGCTGGGGCTCATAACACACAAGTACCAGCTGACTCACCGAAACCTGGCAGACGGATACCCCCACTACGTTAACCTAACCAGACACAACCGAACGATCAAAACACAG GTGGATTACATGGAGCCCATAGTTGAAAAGATAACCGTAGTGGAGGACGCCAGGTTTGATTCTCCAAAGTCCATGTTCCTGGGCAGAGTGATGG AGGTTGGTGACATCGACTATGAGATACAGAGGCATAATTCTCCAGGCTTCATAGGTTGCATCTCCGGGGTGAGGTACAACGTCTACGCCCCTTTAAAGGCCTTCTTCCGCCCCAATGAAACCGACCCTCCAGTGACGACACAAGGCTATGTCTCTGAGTCCAACTGTGGCGCCTTCCCTCCTGTCCTGGGTTATGTACCATGGGAGGCAGACCCCTGGTTTACCAGCATAG AGTATTTTTATATCCACGATGACCTAGGCCTGTTTTGGTTAACAG